Below is a genomic region from Gemmobacter sp. 24YEA27.
AGCGTGCTCGGCCAGCAGCTGACCGGCACGCTGGCGGCGGAACTGCACCTTGCGGGCGGCGCCGGTACTGCCGATGTACTGATCGAACGTACCGATGACGGGCCCGAGGCGAAGATCGCGCTGAAAGGCAGCTATTCGAACGAGACGAAACAGCTGGCGCTTGATCTGGATGCGCGCGAAGGCGCGGGCGGGCTGGTCGCCACTGCGCTGGATCTTCCGGGCAAACCCGCCGCCGGGCTGAGCGTCAAAGGTCAGGGCACATTCGACGATTTCGCCGCCGATTTCCGGCTGGAAAGCGATGGCGAGGAACGTCTGGCCGGGCCGGTTACGGTGAAAACCATCGAGGCGGGCACCGGGTTCGAGGCGCGTCTGACCGGCAATCCGGCGCCTTTGTTCCTGCCGGAATATGCCGAATTCCTCGGCGACAGCCTGTCGCTTGATGTGGCCGGCACCAGCCTTAGCAGCGGCGAGCTGGATCTGGGCGAGGTCACGCTGAAAGCGCGCTCGCTGAACCTTGATGGCAAGCTGAAGCTTGATGCCGGCAAGATGCCGACCCTGATTAACCTGACCGGCACCTTGGCCAGCCCCGATGGCACCGCGGTGCTACTGCCGATCTCTGGCCCGGTGCCGACACGGGTGCAGGATGCGGCACTCGGGCTGCAATTCGATGCAGCGCAGGGCTCCGGCTGGACCATGCAGCTGAGCATGACCGGGCTTGACCGTGCTGACCTTTCGCTGGCCCGGGCCGGACTGATTGGCGGCGGCACGCTGGACCGACAGGACGGCAAGCCCGGGATCGAAGGAACGCTGATGTTCGACGCCGAAGGCATCGGGCGGCTTGACCCCGCGCTGATCACGGCGATCGGCCCGAAAGTCACCGGTCGCACCAGCTTCAGATGGCGCGAGGGCGACCAGTCGTTCAGCCTGCCGGAAATCTCCCTCAACGGCAGTGATTACGGGCTGACCGGCACTGTCGATATTGCCGGGATCGGCGAAGCGCTTTTGACCAGGCTTGATATGGTGGTGAAAGCCGGGGATCTGGGGCGCTTTTCGGGGCTGGCCGGGCGCCCGCTTGCCGGTGTGGCCGAAGTCGGGCTGAAAGGCACGGTGACGCCGCTGACCGGGGCGTTTGATCTTGATCTGAACGTGCTGGGCGAGGGGCTGAAATCCGGCATTGCTGAGGCCGACCGGCTGCTCGCGGGGCGTTCGGTCATCACAGCCTCGGCTCTGCGCGATATCACGGGCACCACGCTGCGCAGCTTCTCGGCCCAGGCGGCATCACTGAATGTCAGCGGCTCCGGCAAGCTGACCAGCCAGGGCGCTGATATCAAAGCCGATATCGACTGGAGCAACCTCGCCGATATCGGGGCGAATTATGGCGGCGGGCTGAAGGTCAGCGGCACGTTCACCGGTGATGCGGCCAATGGAACCGCAAGTTTCAGCGGCGAAAGCCAGGGGCTGCGCATCGGCCAGGCCGAGGTCGACCGGCTGATCTCGGGGCGCTCGGATATCAGGGCGACGGTGGCGCTGGTCGGCGGCGCGCCGATCCTGCGGGCGCTGAACCTCACCTCTCCCCATGTCACCGCCGAGGTGACGGGCGAGGGGGATCAGGGCGCGATGCGGGTCTCGGGGCGGCTGAGCGATCTTGGGCTGCTGGTCGCGGAATTCCCCGGGCCGGTGACGCTTTCGGGGCGGCTGACCCCGGCGGGGGGCGCGGATTTCGACAGCGATCTGCGGGTCCAGGGGCCGGCGGGGATCGATGCGCGGCTTACCGGTCGTATCGGCCCGGTGCCGGATCTGACCGTCACCGGCAGCGGCGAGGCAGGGGTGGCCAATCCCTTCACCGATCCGATCACTGTCGCGGGGCGGCTGGGTTATGACATCCGCCTTCAGGGCGGCTGGGGTGTGACGAATGCCGCCGGTCGGGTGACGCTCTCGAATGGTCAGCTGGCCGTGCCTGCGCGGGGGATCTCTTTCGAGCGGATGGCGGCGACGGCGGATCTCTCGGGTGGTACGGTGCGGCTTGCGCTGACGACTGATGTGACGCGGGGCGGGCGGATACGGGTCGACGGACCGCTGGCGCTGGCCGCGCCATTCAACGCCGATCTGACCATCCAGGCCGACCGGGTCCATTTGCGCGATGCCGAGCTTTACGACACTACCATTGATGCGGCGCTGGCACTGAGCGGGCCACTGATGGGCGCGGCGCGGCTTTCGGGCACGGTGCAGATCGGCGAGACCGAGTTGCGCGTGCCCTCGACCGGCTTTGCTTCGGCGGCCGATATGGAGAAGATCCGCCATGTCGGGGATTCGAGCGCGGTGCGGGCCACCCGCGACCGGGCGGGACTGGGGGCCGTACCGCCGGGCGGTGCTGCGGCAGAGGCCGGCTCTGGCATGCCGCCCTGTGCGCTGGACCTGGTGATCCAGGCGCCGAACCGGATTTTCGTGCGCGGACGCGGGCTTGATGCCGAACTGGGCGGGCAGCTGCGCGTTGGTGGCACGCTGAACAATATCGTGCCCGCCGGCAGTTTCGACCTGATCCGGGGCCGTCTCGATATCCTCGGCAAACGCCTCGTGCTGGATGTCGCGTCGCTGACGATGGAAGGCAGCCTCGTGCCCTATATCAATTTCCAGGCGAGCAACGTTTCGGATGAGGTGACCAGCACCGTGACTGTCTCGGGCCCGGCCAATGACCCGGAAGTGACCTTCTCTTCTGACCCGGAGAAGCCACAGGAAGAGGTTCTTGCCTGGCTTCTGTTCGGGCGTGGGCTGGATACGATCTCGGCCTTCCAGGCAGCGCAGCTGGCCAATGCGGTGGCCACGCTGGCGGGCCGCGGTGGCGAGGGGATCGTCAATAAACTGCGGCGCGGCTTTGGTTTTGACGATCTGGATGTCTCGACCTCGGCGGACGGGAATACATCGGTCAGCGCCGGGAAATATATCTCAGAGAAAGTCTATACCGAGGTCGGCGTTGATCAGTCCGGCAATACGCGGGTCAACCTCAACCTGAGCCTGAAGCCCGGTGTCACGGTCAAGGGCAGGGTCGACAGCGATGGCAGCAGCGGCATCGGTATCTTCATGGAGCGCGATTACTGAGGCCAGTCAGGCCGGCACTGAGGGGCCAGCACGGGCAGGCCAGTGAAAACGGAAAAGGGCCACCCTGGCGGGTGGCCCTTTTTCTGTCCGGCCTCACTGCGATATACCGCACAGCTGAAGGAGAGGAGGCAAAAAAAAGAGCCAG
It encodes:
- a CDS encoding translocation/assembly module TamB domain-containing protein — protein: MRYIPLILPVVALTVLPGAPIHAQDSAADDRGWLTAMLEDSLSGAGRKVTITGFAGALSSRATIQKLTIADDQGVWLTIDNAALDWSRTALLSGEVIVNELSASSIVLDRIPAGDPDAVAPEAGTFDFSLPDLPVSIDIGKVQANSIVLGESVLGQQLTGTLAAELHLAGGAGTADVLIERTDDGPEAKIALKGSYSNETKQLALDLDAREGAGGLVATALDLPGKPAAGLSVKGQGTFDDFAADFRLESDGEERLAGPVTVKTIEAGTGFEARLTGNPAPLFLPEYAEFLGDSLSLDVAGTSLSSGELDLGEVTLKARSLNLDGKLKLDAGKMPTLINLTGTLASPDGTAVLLPISGPVPTRVQDAALGLQFDAAQGSGWTMQLSMTGLDRADLSLARAGLIGGGTLDRQDGKPGIEGTLMFDAEGIGRLDPALITAIGPKVTGRTSFRWREGDQSFSLPEISLNGSDYGLTGTVDIAGIGEALLTRLDMVVKAGDLGRFSGLAGRPLAGVAEVGLKGTVTPLTGAFDLDLNVLGEGLKSGIAEADRLLAGRSVITASALRDITGTTLRSFSAQAASLNVSGSGKLTSQGADIKADIDWSNLADIGANYGGGLKVSGTFTGDAANGTASFSGESQGLRIGQAEVDRLISGRSDIRATVALVGGAPILRALNLTSPHVTAEVTGEGDQGAMRVSGRLSDLGLLVAEFPGPVTLSGRLTPAGGADFDSDLRVQGPAGIDARLTGRIGPVPDLTVTGSGEAGVANPFTDPITVAGRLGYDIRLQGGWGVTNAAGRVTLSNGQLAVPARGISFERMAATADLSGGTVRLALTTDVTRGGRIRVDGPLALAAPFNADLTIQADRVHLRDAELYDTTIDAALALSGPLMGAARLSGTVQIGETELRVPSTGFASAADMEKIRHVGDSSAVRATRDRAGLGAVPPGGAAAEAGSGMPPCALDLVIQAPNRIFVRGRGLDAELGGQLRVGGTLNNIVPAGSFDLIRGRLDILGKRLVLDVASLTMEGSLVPYINFQASNVSDEVTSTVTVSGPANDPEVTFSSDPEKPQEEVLAWLLFGRGLDTISAFQAAQLANAVATLAGRGGEGIVNKLRRGFGFDDLDVSTSADGNTSVSAGKYISEKVYTEVGVDQSGNTRVNLNLSLKPGVTVKGRVDSDGSSGIGIFMERDY